From a single Solenopsis invicta isolate M01_SB chromosome 6, UNIL_Sinv_3.0, whole genome shotgun sequence genomic region:
- the LOC105200949 gene encoding uncharacterized Golgi apparatus membrane protein-like protein CG5021 isoform X5 — MDDDTIAFGEEEEVAQNANKLKHPYVTLFHLAFRIAAIIVYLLCGLFSNSFIASFVTVVLLLSMDFWTVKNITGRLMVGLRWWNYVDDDGKSHWIFESKKNRINATEARIFWLALILCPLFWSMLFIAALFSFKFKWLLLVCIAIVLNGANLYGYVKCKMGNNQNISTATSDFFRKQVLQNVTSIMTRSPPTNNSNQPTSVI, encoded by the exons ATGGATGACGACACGATCGCCTtcggggaggaggaggaggtcgCCCAGAATGCCAACAAGCTTAA ACACCCGTACGTTACGCTGTTTCACTTGGCCTTCAGGATAGCGGCTATAATAGTTTACTTGCTTTGTGGTTTATTTTCCAATAGTTTTATAGCGAGCTTTGTAACAGTGGTACTACTTTTGTCGATGGATTTTTGgactgttaaaaatattacggGAAGATTAATGGTCGGCCTTAGATGGTGGAATTATGTGGATGACGATGGCAAAAGTCATTGGATTTTTGAATCTAAAAAG AACCGCATTAATGCAACAGAAGCGCGAATCTTTTGGTTGGCCCTGATCTTGTGCCCACTTTTTTGGTCGATGCTGTTCATTGCCgcattatttagttttaaattcaAATGGCTTTTGCTCGTTTGCATTGCCATAGTTTTAAATGGCGCAAATCTATATGGCTATGTTAAATGTAAAATGGGAAATAATCAGAACATTTCAACGGCCACAAGTGATTTCTTCAGGAaacaagttttacaaaat GTTACTTCGATAATGACCAGGAGCCCACCAACGAATAATTCCAATCAACCAACtagtgtaatataa
- the LOC105200949 gene encoding uncharacterized Golgi apparatus membrane protein-like protein CG5021 isoform X1 — translation MASATVPLLMDDDTIAFGEEEEVAQNANKLKHPYVTLFHLAFRIAAIIVYLLCGLFSNSFIASFVTVVLLLSMDFWTVKNITGRLMVGLRWWNYVDDDGKSHWIFESKKGAQQNRINATEARIFWLALILCPLFWSMLFIAALFSFKFKWLLLVCIAIVLNGANLYGYVKCKMGNNQNISTATSDFFRKQVLQNVTSIMTRSPPTNNSNQPTSVI, via the exons ATGGCGTCCGCAACG GTACCTTTACTGATGGATGACGACACGATCGCCTtcggggaggaggaggaggtcgCCCAGAATGCCAACAAGCTTAA ACACCCGTACGTTACGCTGTTTCACTTGGCCTTCAGGATAGCGGCTATAATAGTTTACTTGCTTTGTGGTTTATTTTCCAATAGTTTTATAGCGAGCTTTGTAACAGTGGTACTACTTTTGTCGATGGATTTTTGgactgttaaaaatattacggGAAGATTAATGGTCGGCCTTAGATGGTGGAATTATGTGGATGACGATGGCAAAAGTCATTGGATTTTTGAATCTAAAAAG GGTGCACAACAGAACCGCATTAATGCAACAGAAGCGCGAATCTTTTGGTTGGCCCTGATCTTGTGCCCACTTTTTTGGTCGATGCTGTTCATTGCCgcattatttagttttaaattcaAATGGCTTTTGCTCGTTTGCATTGCCATAGTTTTAAATGGCGCAAATCTATATGGCTATGTTAAATGTAAAATGGGAAATAATCAGAACATTTCAACGGCCACAAGTGATTTCTTCAGGAaacaagttttacaaaat GTTACTTCGATAATGACCAGGAGCCCACCAACGAATAATTCCAATCAACCAACtagtgtaatataa
- the LOC105200949 gene encoding uncharacterized Golgi apparatus membrane protein-like protein CG5021 isoform X3, with amino-acid sequence MASATVPLLMDDDTIAFGEEEEVAQNANKLKHPYVTLFHLAFRIAAIIVYLLCGLFSNSFIASFVTVVLLLSMDFWTVKNITGRLMVGLRWWNYVDDDGKSHWIFESKKNRINATEARIFWLALILCPLFWSMLFIAALFSFKFKWLLLVCIAIVLNGANLYGYVKCKMGNNQNISTATSDFFRKQVLQNVTSIMTRSPPTNNSNQPTSVI; translated from the exons ATGGCGTCCGCAACG GTACCTTTACTGATGGATGACGACACGATCGCCTtcggggaggaggaggaggtcgCCCAGAATGCCAACAAGCTTAA ACACCCGTACGTTACGCTGTTTCACTTGGCCTTCAGGATAGCGGCTATAATAGTTTACTTGCTTTGTGGTTTATTTTCCAATAGTTTTATAGCGAGCTTTGTAACAGTGGTACTACTTTTGTCGATGGATTTTTGgactgttaaaaatattacggGAAGATTAATGGTCGGCCTTAGATGGTGGAATTATGTGGATGACGATGGCAAAAGTCATTGGATTTTTGAATCTAAAAAG AACCGCATTAATGCAACAGAAGCGCGAATCTTTTGGTTGGCCCTGATCTTGTGCCCACTTTTTTGGTCGATGCTGTTCATTGCCgcattatttagttttaaattcaAATGGCTTTTGCTCGTTTGCATTGCCATAGTTTTAAATGGCGCAAATCTATATGGCTATGTTAAATGTAAAATGGGAAATAATCAGAACATTTCAACGGCCACAAGTGATTTCTTCAGGAaacaagttttacaaaat GTTACTTCGATAATGACCAGGAGCCCACCAACGAATAATTCCAATCAACCAACtagtgtaatataa
- the LOC105200949 gene encoding uncharacterized Golgi apparatus membrane protein-like protein CG5021 isoform X4: protein MDDDTIAFGEEEEVAQNANKLKHPYVTLFHLAFRIAAIIVYLLCGLFSNSFIASFVTVVLLLSMDFWTVKNITGRLMVGLRWWNYVDDDGKSHWIFESKKGAQQNRINATEARIFWLALILCPLFWSMLFIAALFSFKFKWLLLVCIAIVLNGANLYGYVKCKMGNNQNISTATSDFFRKQVLQNVTSIMTRSPPTNNSNQPTSVI, encoded by the exons ATGGATGACGACACGATCGCCTtcggggaggaggaggaggtcgCCCAGAATGCCAACAAGCTTAA ACACCCGTACGTTACGCTGTTTCACTTGGCCTTCAGGATAGCGGCTATAATAGTTTACTTGCTTTGTGGTTTATTTTCCAATAGTTTTATAGCGAGCTTTGTAACAGTGGTACTACTTTTGTCGATGGATTTTTGgactgttaaaaatattacggGAAGATTAATGGTCGGCCTTAGATGGTGGAATTATGTGGATGACGATGGCAAAAGTCATTGGATTTTTGAATCTAAAAAG GGTGCACAACAGAACCGCATTAATGCAACAGAAGCGCGAATCTTTTGGTTGGCCCTGATCTTGTGCCCACTTTTTTGGTCGATGCTGTTCATTGCCgcattatttagttttaaattcaAATGGCTTTTGCTCGTTTGCATTGCCATAGTTTTAAATGGCGCAAATCTATATGGCTATGTTAAATGTAAAATGGGAAATAATCAGAACATTTCAACGGCCACAAGTGATTTCTTCAGGAaacaagttttacaaaat GTTACTTCGATAATGACCAGGAGCCCACCAACGAATAATTCCAATCAACCAACtagtgtaatataa
- the LOC105200949 gene encoding uncharacterized Golgi apparatus membrane protein-like protein CG5021 isoform X2 has protein sequence MINVPLLMDDDTIAFGEEEEVAQNANKLKHPYVTLFHLAFRIAAIIVYLLCGLFSNSFIASFVTVVLLLSMDFWTVKNITGRLMVGLRWWNYVDDDGKSHWIFESKKGAQQNRINATEARIFWLALILCPLFWSMLFIAALFSFKFKWLLLVCIAIVLNGANLYGYVKCKMGNNQNISTATSDFFRKQVLQNVTSIMTRSPPTNNSNQPTSVI, from the exons ATGATAAAT GTACCTTTACTGATGGATGACGACACGATCGCCTtcggggaggaggaggaggtcgCCCAGAATGCCAACAAGCTTAA ACACCCGTACGTTACGCTGTTTCACTTGGCCTTCAGGATAGCGGCTATAATAGTTTACTTGCTTTGTGGTTTATTTTCCAATAGTTTTATAGCGAGCTTTGTAACAGTGGTACTACTTTTGTCGATGGATTTTTGgactgttaaaaatattacggGAAGATTAATGGTCGGCCTTAGATGGTGGAATTATGTGGATGACGATGGCAAAAGTCATTGGATTTTTGAATCTAAAAAG GGTGCACAACAGAACCGCATTAATGCAACAGAAGCGCGAATCTTTTGGTTGGCCCTGATCTTGTGCCCACTTTTTTGGTCGATGCTGTTCATTGCCgcattatttagttttaaattcaAATGGCTTTTGCTCGTTTGCATTGCCATAGTTTTAAATGGCGCAAATCTATATGGCTATGTTAAATGTAAAATGGGAAATAATCAGAACATTTCAACGGCCACAAGTGATTTCTTCAGGAaacaagttttacaaaat GTTACTTCGATAATGACCAGGAGCCCACCAACGAATAATTCCAATCAACCAACtagtgtaatataa